In one Pseudomonas tensinigenes genomic region, the following are encoded:
- a CDS encoding LysE family translocator: protein MDLSLSSYLAPLLSLALLWTVAVVTPGPNLFNIAQLAVSRSRRHGVVAALGVASGTVLWGLAGGLGIQSLFSAAPALYLSFKIAGGCYLIYLGLKQFKRKAPIVAGTLDTSEQTLLGAYGRGFLGNMTNPKSALFVATIFATAMPAHIPPLLLALAVLTMATLSFSWYCCVALFFASRRIAGVYDRSRQWLDRLAGGCYLLFGAHLLANR from the coding sequence ATGGATCTTTCCCTTTCGAGTTATCTGGCGCCGCTGCTGTCGCTGGCGCTGTTGTGGACAGTCGCGGTGGTCACCCCCGGCCCGAACCTCTTCAACATCGCGCAACTGGCGGTTAGCCGTTCCCGCCGCCACGGTGTCGTCGCGGCGCTCGGCGTGGCCAGCGGAACCGTGTTGTGGGGGCTAGCGGGTGGCCTGGGCATTCAGTCGCTGTTCAGCGCCGCACCAGCGCTGTACCTGAGCTTCAAGATTGCCGGTGGCTGCTACCTGATCTACCTCGGACTCAAGCAGTTCAAGCGCAAGGCGCCGATCGTCGCGGGCACGCTGGATACATCGGAGCAAACGTTGCTCGGCGCTTATGGCCGCGGCTTTCTGGGCAACATGACCAATCCTAAATCCGCATTGTTTGTCGCCACCATCTTCGCCACCGCCATGCCGGCTCACATCCCACCACTGTTGCTGGCGCTGGCGGTGCTGACCATGGCGACGCTGTCGTTCAGCTGGTATTGCTGCGTAGCGCTGTTCTTCGCCAGTCGGCGGATTGCCGGTGTGTATGACCGTTCGCGTCAGTGGCTGGATCGCTTGGCCGGTGGTTGTTATCTGCTGTTTGGTGCGCATCTGCTGGCGAATCGCTGA
- the ggt gene encoding gamma-glutamyltransferase, with protein MFSALPLSRFRLPALTLIISALTLTACNAPPSSTLPLAPEAASGFRTDLQTRHASQHMAAAANPLAAEAGREMLRQGGSAIDAAIAMQAVLTLVEPQSSGIGGGAMIVLWDGKQVRTYDGRETAPAGATEKLFLRADGQPMSFPQAQIGGRSVGTPGVLRALEMAHKQHGRLPWAKLFEPAIKLAEQGFAISPRLHSLLESDPVIRKSPDMAKYFLNTDGSVKAVGTRLQNPALAAVLKRIANEGADALYKGPIAEEIVAKVQGHANPGSLSLNDLQHYQAKERAPLCTDYKRWQVCGMPPPSSGGIAVAQILGTLQALETRDPRLSLTPLKPVKTDKPAGIEPDPQAVHLIAEAERLAYADRAQYVADTDFVPVPVKGLVDPGYLASRASLIGERSMGSAKPGTPPGVQVAYAPDRSPLRISTSQVVAVDDLGGAVSMTTTIEAAFGSHLMVQGFLLNNQMTDFSFIPEENGQKVANRVEPGKRPRSSMAPTLIFDRHSGEFVATVGSPGGSQIIEYVAKTTVGLLDWHLDPQSAISLPNFGSRNGPTELEQGQFSPALIQALKDKGHAVNEIDMTSGTQAIVRVKDAQGKASLEGGADPRREGEALGD; from the coding sequence GTGTTTTCAGCCTTGCCCTTGAGCCGCTTTCGCCTGCCTGCCCTGACGCTGATCATCAGCGCCCTGACCCTCACCGCGTGCAACGCCCCGCCCTCTTCGACCTTGCCGCTGGCACCGGAAGCCGCGTCCGGTTTCCGCACCGATCTGCAAACCCGTCACGCCAGCCAACACATGGCCGCTGCTGCCAATCCCTTGGCTGCGGAAGCCGGTCGCGAGATGCTGCGTCAGGGCGGCTCGGCGATTGATGCGGCGATTGCGATGCAAGCGGTGCTGACCCTGGTTGAGCCGCAATCGTCCGGGATCGGCGGCGGCGCGATGATCGTGTTGTGGGACGGCAAACAGGTGCGCACGTATGACGGTCGCGAAACCGCACCGGCCGGCGCCACCGAGAAGCTGTTCTTGCGTGCCGATGGCCAGCCGATGTCGTTCCCGCAGGCGCAGATCGGCGGTCGTTCGGTCGGTACGCCGGGCGTGCTGCGCGCGCTGGAAATGGCGCATAAACAACACGGTCGTCTGCCATGGGCGAAGCTGTTTGAACCGGCGATCAAACTGGCCGAGCAAGGCTTTGCGATATCCCCACGTTTGCACTCGCTGCTGGAATCAGATCCAGTCATCCGCAAGTCGCCGGATATGGCCAAGTACTTCCTTAACACCGATGGCAGCGTCAAAGCCGTCGGCACGCGCCTGCAAAACCCGGCATTGGCCGCCGTGCTCAAACGCATCGCCAATGAAGGCGCGGACGCACTGTACAAAGGCCCGATCGCCGAAGAAATCGTCGCCAAGGTGCAAGGCCACGCCAACCCCGGCAGCCTGTCGCTGAACGATCTGCAGCACTATCAAGCCAAGGAACGCGCGCCACTGTGCACCGATTACAAACGCTGGCAGGTCTGCGGCATGCCGCCGCCGTCGTCGGGCGGGATCGCCGTGGCGCAGATTCTCGGCACGTTGCAGGCGCTGGAAACCCGCGATCCACGTCTTTCGCTGACACCCCTCAAACCGGTGAAAACCGATAAACCGGCCGGCATTGAACCGGATCCGCAAGCCGTGCATCTGATCGCCGAAGCCGAACGCCTGGCCTATGCCGATCGCGCGCAATACGTCGCCGACACCGACTTCGTGCCAGTGCCGGTCAAAGGCCTGGTCGATCCGGGTTATCTGGCCAGCCGCGCCAGCCTGATCGGCGAACGCAGCATGGGCAGCGCCAAACCGGGCACGCCGCCGGGCGTGCAGGTTGCCTACGCGCCGGACCGTTCGCCGCTGCGCATCTCCACCTCGCAAGTGGTCGCGGTGGATGACCTCGGCGGCGCGGTGTCGATGACCACCACCATCGAAGCCGCGTTCGGCTCGCACCTGATGGTTCAGGGTTTCCTGCTCAACAACCAGATGACCGACTTCTCGTTCATCCCCGAAGAGAACGGCCAGAAAGTCGCCAACCGTGTCGAACCCGGCAAACGCCCGCGCTCGTCGATGGCGCCAACACTGATCTTCGATCGCCACAGTGGCGAATTCGTCGCCACGGTCGGCTCGCCGGGCGGTTCGCAAATCATCGAATACGTGGCCAAAACCACTGTAGGCCTGCTCGACTGGCACCTCGACCCGCAAAGCGCCATCAGCCTGCCCAACTTCGGCAGCCGCAACGGCCCCACCGAACTGGAACAAGGCCAGTTCAGCCCGGCGCTGATTCAGGCGCTGAAAGACAAAGGGCATGCGGTGAATGAAATCGACATGACCAGCGGCACACAAGCCATCGTGCGGGTCAAGGATGCGCAGGGGAAGGCGTCGTTGGAGGGTGGCGCGGATCCACGGCGTGAAGGGGAAGCGTTGGGGGATTGA
- a CDS encoding flavin reductase family protein, which translates to MSDSQRRPVPLNKAYRLLNHGPTVLVSAAHDGQRNIMAAAWAMPLDFEPPKVAVVLDKSTWTRQLLEASGTFVLNVPCVDQADIVQTVGNTSGLEISQSQGQDKFQAYGLQTFAGEQVEAPLLDGCVAWLECRLLPEPRNHEQYDLFLAEVIAAHADERVFSDGRWHFEGHDGLRTLHHVAGGHFLKIGDAVDGKTLAV; encoded by the coding sequence ATGAGCGATTCCCAACGCCGCCCGGTGCCCCTGAACAAAGCCTACCGTTTGCTCAACCACGGGCCGACCGTACTGGTCAGCGCCGCCCACGACGGTCAGCGCAACATCATGGCCGCCGCTTGGGCCATGCCGCTGGATTTCGAGCCACCGAAAGTCGCCGTCGTCCTCGATAAATCCACCTGGACCCGCCAGTTGCTCGAAGCGTCCGGCACCTTCGTGCTCAACGTCCCGTGCGTCGATCAGGCCGACATCGTGCAAACCGTCGGCAATACGTCAGGCCTGGAAATCAGCCAAAGCCAGGGACAGGACAAATTTCAGGCGTACGGCCTGCAAACCTTCGCAGGCGAACAAGTCGAAGCGCCGCTGCTTGACGGCTGCGTCGCCTGGCTCGAATGCCGTTTGCTCCCGGAGCCGCGCAATCACGAGCAGTACGACCTGTTCCTCGCCGAAGTCATCGCCGCCCATGCCGATGAGCGCGTGTTCAGCGACGGGCGCTGGCATTTCGAAGGGCACGATGGTCTGCGCACCTTGCATCACGTGGCGGGCGGGCATTTCCTGAAGATTGGTGATGCGGTCGATGGCAAGACGCTAGCGGTCTGA
- a CDS encoding bacteriocin immunity protein, whose protein sequence is MQTPECSQAASKLFTQAGDSPYPQSHQEQGDNLNDPFIKSSFSDYTEQGFAEFIDEIRKEDKAPTDERADVLVRHFNEVVGHPSGMDLIYYPEPGADTSSAGIAGTIAAWRVANGLTGFKQ, encoded by the coding sequence GTGCAAACACCTGAATGTAGTCAAGCTGCCAGTAAATTATTCACACAGGCCGGGGACTCACCCTATCCACAGTCACATCAAGAACAAGGTGACAACCTGAACGATCCATTTATCAAAAGCAGCTTCTCGGACTACACCGAACAAGGCTTCGCCGAATTCATAGACGAAATCCGAAAGGAAGATAAGGCGCCAACGGATGAGCGTGCGGATGTTCTGGTGCGGCACTTCAACGAGGTTGTTGGCCACCCAAGCGGGATGGACCTCATTTATTACCCTGAACCCGGAGCTGACACGTCGTCCGCTGGTATCGCCGGCACAATTGCAGCATGGCGTGTAGCCAACGGTCTGACAGGGTTTAAGCAGTAA
- a CDS encoding S-type pyocin domain-containing protein produces the protein MARFKSLFDEDWPWERPRWNGSWAAWNPPPPPEPVYVEKDEWPTPKPSEDQVFAKSCTVDNWCRTDAGTAPEPTSNFGKIMVAGAMLLPSASTAVATAIGADLALGRLAGGGILQQRLNWAIRGAAGPASVFVLGMLPTRMGDGTLHTDEQLRRMSRAPTRVRFQFRRDAEGIMQVYGIHSGASGDDSVRTVKVEWNSDKTAMEAKLNGITILWTPQRGPLGSMPPLVYPEHGEQLNTILVHPIPENTDTQIEGLPGEDITAEDCILVFPADTGLKSLYVVFSRPARLTPGTVTGVGEDVLGIWLAGAGTGIGAPIPTRIADRLRGREFSSFDAFRKAFWTEVVNDPDLRSQFIPDNIERMQNGNAPKARYRDSNGSKGSFEIHHVDPISKGGEVYHVDNLRINTPKNHADIHRK, from the coding sequence ATGGCTCGATTCAAATCTCTCTTCGATGAAGATTGGCCTTGGGAACGTCCGAGATGGAACGGCTCGTGGGCCGCTTGGAATCCGCCTCCCCCGCCGGAGCCGGTGTACGTCGAAAAGGATGAATGGCCAACGCCCAAGCCCAGCGAAGATCAGGTGTTCGCCAAGTCCTGCACTGTGGATAACTGGTGCCGAACGGACGCCGGTACGGCACCCGAACCCACCAGCAACTTCGGCAAGATCATGGTCGCCGGCGCCATGCTCTTGCCCTCTGCCAGCACCGCTGTCGCGACAGCGATAGGCGCCGATCTGGCCTTGGGGCGTTTGGCGGGCGGTGGGATTCTGCAACAGCGCCTCAACTGGGCGATTCGCGGCGCTGCTGGGCCGGCCAGCGTGTTCGTCCTCGGGATGCTGCCGACCCGCATGGGCGACGGCACGCTGCACACCGACGAACAACTGCGCCGCATGAGCCGCGCCCCCACTCGTGTGCGCTTCCAGTTTCGGCGTGACGCCGAAGGGATCATGCAGGTTTACGGCATCCACTCCGGCGCTTCGGGCGATGACTCGGTGCGTACTGTCAAAGTCGAGTGGAACAGCGACAAGACTGCCATGGAGGCCAAGCTCAACGGCATTACGATTTTGTGGACGCCGCAACGCGGGCCACTCGGTTCAATGCCGCCGCTGGTTTATCCCGAACACGGCGAGCAACTGAACACGATCCTTGTTCATCCGATTCCCGAGAACACGGATACCCAGATAGAAGGCCTGCCCGGCGAGGACATTACTGCCGAGGATTGTATTCTGGTGTTCCCGGCGGACACGGGGCTTAAGTCGCTGTATGTGGTGTTTTCGAGGCCGGCCAGACTGACGCCGGGTACGGTGACGGGTGTTGGTGAGGATGTGTTGGGGATATGGCTTGCTGGGGCGGGAACGGGGATCGGTGCGCCGATTCCGACACGGATTGCGGATAGGCTCAGGGGGCGGGAGTTTTCAAGCTTCGATGCCTTCAGAAAGGCGTTTTGGACTGAGGTTGTGAATGATCCAGATTTGCGCAGCCAATTCATCCCGGACAATATTGAACGGATGCAGAATGGCAATGCGCCAAAGGCCCGTTACAGGGATTCCAATGGTTCAAAAGGCTCCTTTGAAATTCATCATGTCGATCCAATTTCAAAGGGTGGCGAGGTTTATCACGTAGACAATTTGCGGATCAACACGCCAAAAAACCACGCAGATATTCATCGGAAATAA
- a CDS encoding DUF2817 domain-containing protein has product MHSEFPAESSYRDQREQFITAANAAGATLTSYAHPRCGPFGEPLSTDVAVLGDPLAKRRLVALSGTHGVEGYYGSDCQIDWLKTFEPGSLPKDVAVVMVHLINPWGTAWLRRVNEDNIDLNRNHLDFTGPLPDNRAYAALHEIYACTDLHGPERQRADALLDAQIKEHGWPAVMSIVEGGQHSHPDGLFYGGRAPSWSNRTLHQIIDAHLAGAETVMCFDLHTGAGEYGHPMLLTITQAPYPAFAQAQAIYGPWLYTLHTGADTLSETGVAATATGYTSQALLNALPSVQLMPFVIECGTYPGPDVHRHLRDDHWLHLHGDPLDATGRGIKLNLLEQFYPADPDWRAMVGLRTRQIWAKGFLALSTEKPE; this is encoded by the coding sequence ATGCACAGCGAGTTCCCCGCCGAATCCAGCTACCGCGATCAACGCGAACAGTTCATCACCGCCGCCAATGCCGCCGGCGCCACGCTCACCTCCTACGCACATCCACGCTGCGGCCCCTTCGGCGAACCACTGAGCACCGACGTCGCCGTGCTCGGCGATCCCCTGGCCAAGCGCCGACTGGTAGCGCTCAGCGGTACGCACGGCGTCGAGGGCTATTACGGTTCGGATTGTCAGATCGATTGGCTGAAAACCTTCGAACCCGGCTCACTGCCCAAGGATGTCGCGGTGGTCATGGTGCACCTGATCAACCCATGGGGCACGGCATGGTTGCGCCGGGTCAACGAAGACAACATCGACCTCAACCGCAATCACCTGGACTTCACCGGGCCGCTACCGGATAACCGCGCTTACGCCGCACTGCATGAAATCTACGCCTGCACCGATTTGCACGGCCCCGAGCGCCAACGCGCGGATGCCTTGCTCGATGCGCAGATCAAAGAACACGGCTGGCCGGCGGTGATGTCGATTGTCGAGGGCGGTCAGCACAGTCATCCCGATGGACTGTTTTACGGCGGCCGCGCGCCGAGCTGGTCGAATCGCACGCTGCATCAAATAATCGACGCGCATCTGGCTGGCGCTGAAACCGTAATGTGTTTCGACCTGCACACCGGCGCCGGTGAGTACGGTCATCCGATGTTGCTGACCATCACCCAGGCGCCGTACCCGGCATTCGCGCAAGCCCAGGCGATTTATGGTCCATGGCTTTACACCCTGCACACCGGCGCCGACACCTTGAGCGAAACCGGTGTGGCAGCGACGGCTACCGGGTACACCTCGCAGGCGTTGCTCAATGCGTTGCCGAGCGTGCAACTGATGCCGTTCGTGATCGAGTGCGGGACGTATCCGGGGCCGGATGTGCATCGGCATTTGCGTGATGACCATTGGTTGCATTTGCATGGCGATCCGCTTGATGCGACGGGGCGGGGGATCAAGTTGAATCTGCTGGAGCAGTTTTACCCGGCTGATCCGGATTGGCGGGCGATGGTGGGGTTGCGCACTCGGCAGATTTGGGCGAAGGGGTTCTTAGCCCTGTCGACAGAGAAACCTGAGTAG
- a CDS encoding DUF6124 family protein, which produces MKKPTPNPPETDTDPTSPYATIDSKKLNEAADRALDHYLKPTIHIMASTRIAEPMYLANPVYDTESLLANASETLGSVTEMLNNFAAVLDSAHRKTALGIAQIVMLSELAVNQALDNVQPVT; this is translated from the coding sequence ATGAAAAAACCAACACCCAATCCCCCCGAAACAGACACCGACCCAACATCCCCGTACGCAACCATCGACAGCAAAAAACTCAACGAAGCGGCCGACCGCGCCCTCGACCACTACCTCAAACCGACCATTCACATCATGGCGTCCACCCGCATAGCTGAACCCATGTACCTCGCCAACCCGGTCTACGACACCGAATCCCTGCTGGCCAATGCCAGCGAAACCCTGGGCTCGGTCACCGAGATGCTCAACAATTTCGCCGCTGTGCTGGATAGCGCGCACCGCAAGACCGCGCTGGGTATCGCGCAAATCGTCATGCTGAGTGAGCTGGCGGTGAATCAGGCGCTGGATAACGTTCAGCCGGTTACGTAG
- a CDS encoding bacteriocin immunity protein, with amino-acid sequence MKSNLSDYTEAEFLSFLQEIRAANKNAPDEVLDPLLSHFCTITGHPDGTDLIYYPEDGADNSNEGIIETVKRWRAAQGLPGFSGANT; translated from the coding sequence ATGAAAAGCAACCTTTCTGACTATACCGAAGCAGAGTTTCTAAGCTTTCTGCAAGAGATTCGAGCCGCCAACAAAAACGCTCCAGATGAAGTTCTCGACCCGCTGTTAAGCCACTTTTGCACCATCACCGGACATCCAGATGGAACGGACTTGATCTACTACCCAGAAGATGGGGCAGATAATTCCAACGAAGGAATCATCGAAACCGTGAAAAGGTGGCGCGCCGCGCAGGGTTTACCAGGGTTCAGCGGTGCAAACACCTGA